The stretch of DNA taTTCGTGCACCCATTAAAGTGGCGGTCGACACTTAGGGAGATGCACATGGCGTATCAGGTGAGGTATCTACACATGGTGCATCACACACTGCTACTCGTGAGGAGATTGCATATATCGTGCATGCAAAGATGCGCGTACAAACATCAAAGATCATTGATACAGTCTAAGTCGTCCACGTTGAGATAGAGTCGAAGCTCATATTTCGAGTGACAGATATTGAGACACGCCTCACTGGAGTTGAGGCGGTGCTACAAGATCTGGGCCAGTAgtgtatatcttttatttgtatttttttagtttttgtatggacaatcataactatttgtattttgtataattaattcaaatattcatcgtcttttcattttctaaattagTTATGATATTGAGTTCCTTTCTAAGTTACTTATTGagttcctttatttatttatattagttgaatgctatatttattatataaaataaatatttacctAAATTAATAAGGAActttttggaaattaaaaatgaaaaaaattcaacCACCTTTTGAACGGACAAATAGAAAAATTTGAACGTGTTTGCTATTCCTGCCATACTTTTTTTCATCTAACCCACcaaaattttcgttcgaaccATTAAATGACATTCGAATGGTAACTTCAAACATCCAAAttaactgttcgaacggttactCAAATTTCTTCTATAATTTTGTAACTTAAACCGCCAATTTAACGTTTGACGGTTCCAAATAACCGTTTGAAGGTTCACTTTATTTTGGTTCGAACTGTTAAGTACCCGTTCGAATGATATTTCAAACAGGGACAAATGTGTTCGTcccaatatatttattttgaacgGAAAATAATATGTTCAAACGGATAACGAATCTGTCAACTTTTTGGCACGAAATCTGATTTCCGTCCCTAAAAAACatcttttgggacgattttcattttgtcacaaaaaatttcatcccaaaagccaaaatttattgtagtgattcATGATTACTGTAATTTGCATTACTTTGAGACCTATTTTAAACGTTTATCTCGGCATTTCATCTGATCTGGCTTCCGCTCGCAATCGTCTCGTGTATGGAAGGTTATCATGTATATAAGATGTGCATGAATTCTGGAGGCAAATTAATTTCCCAATTCCCcaccaaagaaaaacaaaaagcctAGCATCTCGGAGATAATGTGCTTGTATTTATTATTGCACCTCCAAAGTCAAAAGATAAAGATATGCAATAATCCAAATGGGGTGAAGATGTATTTGACTGTTTCTTTCTCTAATTGTTTAGTTTAGTGGAAATCTCCCGTCATCTAACGTACAGTCTAATCCAAGCCACTCCAGTGGTGGATTTTTCATAAAGTTCTTGCAATATTCCATAATTAAGATAGCCCCTAAAAAGCAAGAGAAATGAGAAAATGGAAGGCAAAACATTACCAAATTgcacataaactgataaaagaACTGTAAGAGCTATCAGAGAGAGAAGCGGAAATCAataacagaaaaaaagaaaaagaaaaagaaaaaaaaagtaagatcttggagattttctttgatattacAGATCCTAACATCAACATGAAGAGGCAATATACAGTATCATTGAATGCCGTTGGAAATTGTTGCTCCTCTCTTGATGCTATCCATGTTGGTAGTTTCATAGACAGGCAGACCACTTGAATAGTCACCCAAGTCATAGTTTTGCAACTCAAACAGATCAGAGCTTGAATCACTTTCAGCACCATCATCTTCCTCACCGAAACTCCTGAATCCCTTCTCCTCCGGTGAAGATTTATGCACCCAAATCCCACCTTTATCCGAATACTCTTTACTGAGATTCTTGCATTTTCCTGGAAAGCCATTGCTGAGTGCCATTTTTTCATCCAACCAAGTTAAGTCTTTGTTAATTCTGATTTTGTCAATATCCAAGACCTGATCATTATGTAAAGCCGTGGATCTTGCGTGCCCATTGTTGTACTTTGACAAAGACATCATTTGTTTGTGATATTCTGAATAGCTTCCAAAATCCCTATAGCTCTTTGTAGGTGTTTGTGCATGCGCATGAGGCGGAGGAGGTGTTCTAAAGCCTGAATTTCTTGAAGCAGAATGTATAGACTTGGAATCCGCGGTACTTGAGCTGCTAAAATGGCTAATGCtgctcctcctcttccttcttccaCCAGGACTCTCCTCTTGATCATCTTTCATGGACTGTGCGGCCGAttttgatttcttcttcttagAAGCTGATTGACTGAAGAGAGAATTCAAGAAACTAGCCAGTCGTCCACCCGGTGAGCTGGGCTGCTTgaacttcttttctttcatttgcttTTCCACCCCATGTTGTGGTCGATGAGGAAGAGAGTTTCTCATAATTGGAACGTCTAAGCTCATTCTGCCTACTCTACTACCCTGTGGCCTGATCTCATCTCTCATGCTCTTATTCTGAGTAAAATTTGTAGCACTATAGCCACCAGCTTCATGGTATCCGGAGAAGTACCTCGCAGCCTCGAACACGTCAATCTCACCAGAATCATTCCTTCCATGGAATGATTTATTATAGAATTTATCTGGGTCTGAAAGGGCTGTGATGGACATGGCTGAAACTCGAAACTTTCTCTGATGGGATACTAATAATATggcattttgtttgaaagttatGTCACAGGTTTTAAAGGTGTTTATGTTGAGGGGAGTTTAAAGGGGGAGGTTTATGAGATTGTTGAGAGGTTAATGGGTTGGAAATGATTGTGTGTGACAGGAAAagctatctctctctcatctatataaagacatacatatatatatatatatatatattacttatatgATCATAATCAATTGCTGagtctaaaatattaaattcttgTTTGaacagtgagatgagattatgagatgattttatataaaaattaaaagttgaaaaaaaattattagaatgttattttttagtattattattgttttgaaatttgaaaaaattgaattgtttattatattttatgtgtaaaaatttaaaaaaattataataataagatgagataaaaccgtttttatatttaaacgggaaatgtttttggaagtttttggtAGAGACCCACATGATGTGAAGTTcgtgctagctagctgctagctTTGGTTAAAGAAGAGAGCGTGGAACAAGGGAAActagctttttattttttattttttattttttgtcctaATCATGCTGTGAAAACCATATGCGACTGTGTTTGGAAAGTGAAATCTCACACTACTTCACTACTATGGGGCAAAGAGCTTTGTTTCCTTGGATTCTAGCTAGGCTTGTAGTCACAAGGGACATGTACTAATACTTGACCTATAAGAGTACATATCATTATCACATATCCCACTCCTCTTTTGAGTGCTTGGAAGCCACTCTTGATCTAATTCATTGGGAACCTTTACCTAAATGAATTAAAGTTATTTGTTTGCTAAGAAATCTTTGATTGCCATAAAATGCCTATGGCCCGTGGAAAATGAAAGtaattatgtgtgtgtgttttagtAAAAATAGCCTCTTGTCTTTTTCCAACCTACGGGTTAACTTCAAGATATTCATTACGGTGTAACATGCTGcctaaaggaaaacaaaatataattcgGTTGCGTACAAACTTATACATAAGTGCATGCATAATTAATCACATGGATGATGACTAAGCGTCCTGTAAATAAATTGAACTGTCCGTCAACATTTCACATAGGGTGcacattataaaattacttatttgctgtcagttattttttttcgaaaattatcatattttgtcaaaatgagttttatgCTCATCACAAATGGTcattttcattgcaaataacTCGTCATAAATACTATACTTTTTGTAGTATAAATATGTATGAATGCATATATAATctatgtaaattatatatatatatatatataaactaaatatatattgatttctACAAATTAATAGGGCAATATTTTAGGATAAACAAAACTTTGAACAGATAGTTTATTGAAGTAGTGGTAGatactgcatgcatgatcatgtggATCGTATCTTGTGGATTATTGGAATGATTTACTTGTTTATTTAGAGTGCATGGAGTTATACTATCGTGTGAGTCATGTTTATCGTGAAGGAAATGCTGCGGCTCTTGAGAATTATTGAGATGATTTACTTGTTTATTTAGAGTGCATGGAGTACTATCGTGTGAGTCATGTTTATCGTGAAGCAAATG from Juglans microcarpa x Juglans regia isolate MS1-56 chromosome 3S, Jm3101_v1.0, whole genome shotgun sequence encodes:
- the LOC121258869 gene encoding protein BIG GRAIN 1-like E — its product is MSITALSDPDKFYNKSFHGRNDSGEIDVFEAARYFSGYHEAGGYSATNFTQNKSMRDEIRPQGSRVGRMSLDVPIMRNSLPHRPQHGVEKQMKEKKFKQPSSPGGRLASFLNSLFSQSASKKKKSKSAAQSMKDDQEESPGGRRKRRSSISHFSSSSTADSKSIHSASRNSGFRTPPPPHAHAQTPTKSYRDFGSYSEYHKQMMSLSKYNNGHARSTALHNDQVLDIDKIRINKDLTWLDEKMALSNGFPGKCKNLSKEYSDKGGIWVHKSSPEEKGFRSFGEEDDGAESDSSSDLFELQNYDLGDYSSGLPVYETTNMDSIKRGATISNGIQ